The nucleotide sequence AACTCCGGGTCGAGAGCGGACGTCGGTTCGTCAAATAGCATCACCTTGGGCCTGAGGACCAAGGCTCGGGCGATCGCGACGCGCTGCTGCTGACCGCCCGACAGCTCACCGGGGTATCTATGCTCGAATCCGGCCAGGCCAACTCGGTTCAACATGTCAGATGCGGTGTCGCCGATCTCGTCTTTCGACCCGCGCCCGTGCACGCGGAGCGACAGCGTGATGTTGTCCCGCACGTTCATGTGGGGGAACAGGTTGAAGCTCTGGAATACCATGCCGATGGAGGAGCGTTGGTCGGCCAGAATCCGTTCTTTCGCGTTGATCAGGTGCCCGCGGCGCTCGACCTGGCCGACCAGTTCGCCCGCAAAGCGGATTTCGCCGGCGTCCACGGGTTCTAAGAGCGCCAGACAGCGCAGGAAGGTCGACTTGCCCGAACCTGATCGGCCCAAGACGGCCGTCACCTCACCCGTGGTGGTCTGAAACGAGACGCCGTCGACAGCAGTCGTGGAGTGGTATCGCTTGGTAATCTGACTGGCTGAGAGCAAAGGCGGTTCATGCATAGCGGAGGTCCTTCGCGCCGGGTGCCGCTCGGCCCCTCTTAGTGGTGGCGCTGACCCACAGGTAACGCTTTTCGAGCCAGTTTTGACCAGCCATGAACAGAGACACCATCACCAGGTAGTAAATCGCCGCAGCTGAGTAGTACTCCGCGTACGAGAAAGTCCGCGACACGTCTTGGGCGGCGCGATAGAGCAACTCCTGGAGGGATATCACTGAGCCAAGGCTGGTCATCTTCACCATGTTGATGAACTGGTTGCCTGTGGGCGGGATGGCGACCCGTGTCATCTGCGGAATCAGGACATGCCACATGACGCGCCATGGCTTCAAACCCAAAGCCCGCGCCGCTTGGGTTTGGCCGTCCGGGACGGATTTCATGGCCGATCGGAGGATCTCGGCCATCAGCGCGCTCTCCAACAGTGTCAGGCCGACGAAGGCCGCCAGATAGGGGCTGAACCACGACTGCTTCAGGATCGGGATGACCTGTGGAAGCGCGTTCCAGATGAGGATCAGGATCAACAGCGCCGGAATCGCGCGGAAGACCCACACGTAGGCGGCGGAGGCTTTGCGCAGCACGCCGTTCGGCGATTCGCGACCCAGGCCGATGAAGAAGCCGATCACGATCGCGGCGGCTTGCACCAAGGCGGCCAACGTCACCGCGACCAAGGCGCCAGCGAGGTAGGCCCTAGAGAACAGCGCTGCGATGAAGACATCGGAATTGAACGACACGGTGGCTCCTACGGCATGACGACCCGGTCCGGATTGAGGCCGTGCTTGACGGCGATTTCGCCAAACACCCCCTCTT is from Bifidobacteriaceae bacterium and encodes:
- a CDS encoding amino acid ABC transporter ATP-binding protein, translated to MHEPPLLSASQITKRYHSTTAVDGVSFQTTTGEVTAVLGRSGSGKSTFLRCLALLEPVDAGEIRFAGELVGQVERRGHLINAKERILADQRSSIGMVFQSFNLFPHMNVRDNITLSLRVHGRGSKDEIGDTASDMLNRVGLAGFEHRYPGELSGGQQQRVAIARALVLRPKVMLFDEPTSALDPELVREVLKVMEDLASEGMTMVVVTHEVGFARNVASRVMLFEDGRIMDDSHPSEFFTVRASARTQAFLEHVL
- a CDS encoding amino acid ABC transporter permease; translated protein: MSFNSDVFIAALFSRAYLAGALVAVTLAALVQAAAIVIGFFIGLGRESPNGVLRKASAAYVWVFRAIPALLILILIWNALPQVIPILKQSWFSPYLAAFVGLTLLESALMAEILRSAMKSVPDGQTQAARALGLKPWRVMWHVLIPQMTRVAIPPTGNQFINMVKMTSLGSVISLQELLYRAAQDVSRTFSYAEYYSAAAIYYLVMVSLFMAGQNWLEKRYLWVSATTKRGRAAPGAKDLRYA